Proteins from a genomic interval of Sugiyamaella lignohabitans strain CBS 10342 chromosome C, complete sequence:
- the HXK2 gene encoding hexokinase 2 (Hexokinase isoenzyme 2; catalyzes phosphorylation of glucose in the cytosol; predominant hexokinase during growth on glucose; functions in the nucleus to repress expression of HXK1 and GLK1 and to induce expression of its own gene; antiapoptotic; phosphorylation/dephosphorylation at serine-14 by protein kinase Snf1p and protein phosphatase Glc7p-Reg1p regulates nucleocytoplasmic shuttling of Hxk2p; HXK2 has a paralog, HXK1, that arose from the whole genome duplication; GO_component: GO:0005829 - cytosol [Evidence IDA] [PMID 11311123]; GO_component: GO:0005829 - cytosol [Evidence IDA] [PMID 9563516]; GO_component: GO:0005739 - mitochondrion [Evidence IDA] [PMID 16962558]; GO_component: GO:0005634 - nucleus [Evidence IDA] [PMID 11311123]; GO_component: GO:0005634 - nucleus [Evidence IDA] [PMID 9563516]; GO_function: GO:0005524 - ATP binding [Evidence IEA,IEA]; GO_function: GO:0003824 - catalytic activity [Evidence IEA]; GO_function: GO:0004396 - hexokinase activity [Evidence IEA,IEA]; GO_function: GO:0004396 - hexokinase activity [Evidence IDA] [PMID 12611889]; GO_function: GO:0004396 - hexokinase activity [Evidence IDA] [PMID 332086]; GO_function: GO:0004396 - hexokinase activity [Evidence IMP] [PMID 6341351]; GO_function: GO:0016301 - kinase activity [Evidence IEA]; GO_function: GO:0000166 - nucleotide binding [Evidence IEA]; GO_function: GO:0016773 - phosphotransferase activity, alcohol group as acceptor [Evidence IEA]; GO_function: GO:0016740 - transferase activity [Evidence IEA]; GO_process: GO:0005975 - carbohydrate metabolic process [Evidence IEA]; GO_process: GO:0046835 - carbohydrate phosphorylation [Evidence IEA,IEA]; GO_process: GO:0032445 - fructose import [Evidence IGI] [PMID 6300872]; GO_process: GO:0006000 - fructose metabolic process [Evidence IMP] [PMID 6300872]; GO_process: GO:0046323 - glucose import [Evidence IGI] [PMID 6300872]; GO_process: GO:0006006 - glucose metabolic process [Evidence IMP] [PMID 6300872]; GO_process: GO:0006096 - glycolytic process [Evidence IEA,IEA]; GO_process: GO:0006096 - glycolytic process [Evidence IDA] [PMID 332086]; GO_process: GO:0006096 - glycolytic process [Evidence IDA,IMP] [PMID 8917466]; GO_process: GO:0019318 - hexose metabolic process [Evidence IEA]; GO_process: GO:0006013 - mannose metabolic process [Evidence IDA] [PMID 332086]; GO_process: GO:0008152 - metabolic process [Evidence IEA]; GO_process: GO:0016310 - phosphorylation [Evidence IEA]; GO_process: GO:0008361 - regulation of cell size [Evidence IMP] [PMID 12089449]; GO_process: GO:0046015 - regulation of transcription by glucose [Evidence IDA] [PMID 11311123]; GO_process: GO:0001302 - replicative cell aging [Evidence IMP] [PMID 15722108]), whose product MNTIVPLSTRGPSSPEGSITASTTSTTPSSSPPSSSKSAPSSAGFLSPPASPQPEKHAASGIMGSSTVSTSTTTARTSSRTATKSNLISGTVLDGLNDNLHRLVTPALSPTSSDRNNDENVHEIDHEIDISLPTPVSSTGDHFKLFASSYDLLSLDAVAKRTTSHLTRVLGTNHHTPTMIPTCMTCLPSGKEIGTFLSVDLGGSTFRVAFVCLKGPGKQSEIVYMSVVPVPDSVKQGSGNDFFLWMAHEVKKGVDKVLPNQPKSVPINMGISWSFPFVQTAMHTAIIEKMGKGYNVADEISGWNLGKSFENAFEKLDLNIKVTAIVNDGGACMISRAYADNATKISLILGTGINAGIMVPSHLIGEAKLESIASGKPAPTYMINTEISMLDDTIVPASIWDVELDAAIERPGFQPLETKVSGRYLGEISRLIIRDLVLNNTLCGGILPEKLDVPYSLESSLMSDIEEHFRNSRLDLARDAFLRAHPHPYLSDSDLDQICDVFVNVSNRSAAFTAAVLVGLADIIYQNTAHSSAESQSCIISYTGTVIEKYPLFRKRCQQFLDSLCASRGIQLRLESSENGSIFGPVIAAAMNHCN is encoded by the coding sequence ATGAACACAATAGTCCCACTTAGCACTCGAGGACCCTCATCTCCTGAAGGCTCCATCACTGCATCAACGACATCTACAACGCCTTCTAGCTCTCCACCATCGTCATCTAAATCTGCTCCATCGTCTGCTGGGTTTCTTAGTCCTCCTGCCTCTCCTCAACCTGAGAAACATGCTGCATCTGGTATAATGGGCTCGTCTACAGTTTCCACAAGCACCACAACTGCTAGGACCTCTTCAAGAACAGCCACGAAATCAAACCTGATTTCAGGAACTGTCCTTGACGGTCTTAATGACAACCTTCATCGCCTGGTTACTCCGGCCCTTTCACCTACCTCTTCTGATAGGAATAATGACGAAAATGTGCATGAAATTGATCACGAAATCGATATTAGTCTACCTACCCCCGTCTCCAGTACCGGAGACCACTTCAAACTTTTTGCATCGTCTTATGACTTGTTATCTTTGGATGCTGTTGCAAAACGTACTACTTCTCACTTGACCCGAGTGCTGGGTACCAACCATCATACCCCTACTATGATTCCTACCTGTATGACTTGTCTGCCAAGTGGGAAAGAAATTGGTACCTTTCTCTCGGTCGACTTGGGAGGTTCTACTTTTCGAGTGGCCTTTGTATGCTTGAAGGGCCCTGGTAAGCAGAGTGAGATTGTTTACATGTCGGTTGTGCCTGTTCCTGATTCGGTGAAGCAAGGTTCAGGTAACGATTTCTTCCTTTGGATGGCACACGAAGTCAAGAAAGGTGTCGACAAGGTTCTACCTAACCAACCCAAGTCGGTTCCTATCAACATGGGCATTTCATGGAGTTTCCCTTTCGTACAAACTGCTATGCATACTGCAATTATTGAGAAGATGGGCAAAGGTTATAACGTTGCGGATGAGATCTCGGGCTGGAATCTTGGCAAGTCTTTTGAAAAtgcatttgaaaagttAGATCTAAACATAAAAGTTACTGCAATTGTCAATGATGGTGGTGCCTGTATGATTTCTAGAGCTTACGCTGACAATGCGACCAAGATCTCGCTTATTCTCGGTACAGGCATCAACGCAGGAATTATGGTTCCCAGTCATCTTATTGGTGAAGCCAAGCTTGAGTCAATTGCCAGTGGTAAGCCTGCACCTACTTACATGATCAATACTGAAATTTCCATGCTTGACGATACGATTGTTCCTGCCAGTATCTGGGATGTCGAGCTTGATGCTGCCATTGAAAGACCCGGTTTTCAACCTCTCGAAACCAAGGTCTCTGGTAGATACTTGGGCGAAATTTCTCGTTTGATTATCCGCGACCTGGTTCTAAATAACACACTTTGCGGTGGTATTCTTCCTGAAAAATTAGACGTTCCTTACAGTTTGGAGTCTTCACTTATGTCCGACATTGAGGAGCATTTCCGCAACTCTCGGCTTGACCTGGCACGTGATGCTTTTCTCAGAGCTCACCCTCATCCCTACCTCAGCGACTCGGACCTTGACCAAATTTGTGATGTCTTTGTCAATGTTTCCAACCGATCGGCTGCtttcactgctgctgttcttGTTGGTTTGGCTGATATCATCTATCAGAACACTGCGCACTCATCTGCCGAGTCCCAATCTTGCATTATATCCTATACAGGGACCGTTATAGAGAAGTATCCTTTGTTCCGCAAACGATGCCAACAATTCCTCGATTCATTATGTGCATCGCGAGGCATCCAACTTCGC